The DNA region GGTATCAACAAAAATATTCTATAATAAATTTGGATTAACAAAGGATTCTGTGTGATATAGAATTATCACATACATCTTTGTTCATATTCcagatttattaaatatttcattcactTTTGTTATATACTGTATGAAAATTGTGCCATACCTTATGTAAaatatgaagattatttggtcctTCCACGTGACATACTTTGTTGCTTCACGTTAAGGTGCGTTTGGCTGTTTTTTAATGCCATGGCAACGCTTCCGTGCCACTAACAATCTCAAAAAGATTTCCATTTCtaaacaaaaatcatttgtcCAGCTTTGGTTATTTTGCACACTTAGAGCTCATTAAATAAAAGCTGAAAATGCAAGTTAAAGACAATCGACTTGAGTTAAAAACAATCTTTCAAATAGTTTGCAGATGACTCCTTTATATCAGACATCATTTCTAAGGAGGTTGGcgaaaaatttaattttaggATATGATCTTCTAAGTATACATATCATCGTTTGTATTGATCCCCATGACGTGTAATAGCACATGCATCAGCCATATTATgataattatacaatgtaataataaaGGTAGATCCTGTATTTGAGGAGTATCAATGTTGCATGTCCTTTTTTCCCCGCGGCATTGGATACATCTAACGAAACCTTTCTATTGTACGGAACGAAATCGATCTCCATATCGACTTTCACAGAAAACACCGATGCGTGTATTTTCTGTGCTTAGAACTCTTATAATATGACAGTTTAGCGTAATTTGTTAGTGTTAATTATCTGGCAGCAATTATAGGGttgtttatgtatgtatttaatgttataattGTGTGTTACTAAGGGATGTGATGTGGCCTTACAGTTCCCTATGGGGTGTTAGACCCGCGTGACGTTCGTGACCTCTTGTCTAAAATGTTTCTCTTTCGTTACAGGTTGCTTTGAGACCAGGACTTTATAAAGAGAGGAGATTTATTCTGGATTCTACCGTATTGATTGAGTGACTGAGCGTTAAGTTCAGTGGAAAGGATTTCACAGTCAGACATATCGGCCAAGATGCACGTCGAGATATCTGTAGCCCTCAATTTTGTCATATCGTATCTCTACAGCAAGTTACCAAGGCGACGGGTTGACTTACTGGCGGAGGAATTAGAAAAAGGACTAAAGGGCAAATTTGAAGGTCATTGGTACCCGGACAAGCCAATTAAAGGTACGGGTTACCGGTGTGTAAGAGTGAACGGAGAAAAGGTCGACCCCGTTATTATCAAAGCTATCTATGAATGTGGCCTTGACCTTACAGAGGTTCAGTCCTACCTTCCGGCTGAACTGATCCTGTGGATTGACCCATGTGAGGTCTCCTACAAGATAGGAGAGAAGGGACCTGTTAAAATCCTATACAGCGAACGACGTGACGAGGAGAGCACTGAGAAAGCCGACCGCGAGGTACAGGCGGCAGCAGGTCGGAGCTTTAATCCTGACGCTCAGTGTTTCAAACCTATCGACAACCTTTCGTCGTCCTTCGGGAGCATGAACCTATCTCCTGGAGGTCTGTCGCCTTCCTCACCCACGTCGTCCAATGGTTGGCCAAACAGTGCCTCCACGTCACCCTCGTGTGCCCTCTTCAATTCAACGTCGTCCATGGGAGGCGGTGTATGCGTTGGAAATGGCAGCACAGTGCCGTCCGCCCCCGCGTCTACGTCGACCAAAAGTCCTCTACCAGCATACGTCCCAAAACAGGATAGAGTTCCTACACAGTTCACAGCCTCCACATTTGCCCAAACTAAATTTGGCTCAACAAAACTTAAGACACAGGCCAAACGACCAACGCGCCTCTCTCCTACAGAGTTTGGAAACTATTTCCGTCAGAGATCCGCTGCTGCTCTCCAGACCGCTAATTACAATTCCCCTCAGCGGCCAAGGTCCCTGTCCCCTAGGGATCCACGCGTAGAGTTTTACATAGACCAACAACAAAGAGTATTCATGACacagcagcagcaacaacaacatcaacaacaaatcCAACAGCTACATCAacagcagcagcaacaacaacaacaacaactgcAGCAGCAGCAACAGCATACCGCCCTGAGATCGCCCCAACATCATGCTGTTCCGGCAACTGGGGACCTGTACCACAACTCGTCACCAGTTACACATCATGTCCCGTCATTCGGAGGTCTCGGAGAACTACTTCCGGGTCCACTTCCGTCTCCTGTCGGTTCCACAGCGGTATCGCCCGAGAACCAGAAGTCTTTCATCGAAGGATTGAACCTCAGCACAGTTCCCTACTCGAGCCAGTATCCCCACATGTTACTGGCCAACTGACGATATGTGATAGACTGTTATCCAGGAATGCCAAAATATAGGGGGTACCGGAAGTGAAAGTCCACGTGGTCGTTCTCTAACGAGACCaggaatttattttttattgatacatCACATGCGATTggtgtttttattatataaactatggtatcTGAAACAGTTACGGCTCGATTATTTGGAATAAGACAGCCAATATATTGTGATTAACTATGATTTTAACGGAAATATTTCAGCATATCGACTCGTGTTCTAAATCTTAATGAAATAACGTTGACAACGGGAACATCGCTACTAGAGAGAAAATTGACATAGCAGTCCCTTCGGATCAATCATCTTCTACAAAAATGGTTATTTATTTGCATCCCACATTTTCTAAGTAGAATCGAAATCCATAAGCCTTATTTGGAATATGTACTTCAACTGTGTGTATTGACGTCACACTTTCTGAAACAACAAAAGATGATGACGTCATGTGCCAATGCGTTACATCTGATTGTTGTCAGTGTGTCCCGGACCAAGATCTCGCTATGAGAACAATCCGTTGGAAATGATGTATTGATTCATGTGTTTGTATAACACTCTTAGATTTACTGCCCGATATAAACTCGCTACTATTTTTGTAGAACTACACATTCTTAGTCACGTGATATTCGTCCATAATTAGATCAAGAAAGCTTTGTTGTACATGTTTCTTACGCAGGAATCGATCATATAAAGATATCCATATATATCAGTAAAACTCGGATGGCGCCATCTTCTACAGCGATCAACGGGGACACGACGCCATTACATGTTAATTTATTCGTAATGTTGGGTTGTCTAGATTATTAACATTCATGTTTTTTGATAGATACATTTTGGTATAGGGTCATTTTGGTAAAGGGAACACGTTAGTCATGAATCCCATTGTCTACACCAGAACGCGCATCATTTGGCCCCAGTTCCTAATTTTTCATACGAGTCCATAACGACTGTTACCAGCACCTGTTTGAGAGTGTCTCGGGGTGGTGGTGGGTTTGATGGCAGGCCAGTAGACATACGAGGTCAGTTTTATAGATGGGATAAAAAAAGTATCGTCAATCCATCGGAGTCGAGGGTTGAAAGAGGAGTCGCCGGAATGAAGTGTTGAGAGATCAGTTGGTGGAATAAAGGGTTGAACAATCTATCAGGGGATTGAAGGGTTGAACATTATGTCGGGGGAGTGAAGGGTCGAACAGTCTGTCGGGGTAGTAGAGGGTTGAACATTGTGCCGGGGGAGTGAAGGGTTGAATAGTCTGTCGGAGCAGTGAAGGGTTGAACAGTGAAGAGTGAGAAGAATGTCGGTGGATTGAAGAGTTAAACAGTCTGTCGGGGGAGTAAAGGGTTGAACAGTCTGTCGGGGAGTAAAGGGTTGAACAGTCTGTCGGGGAAGTGAAGGGTTGAACAGTCTGTCGGGTAGTAAAGGGTTGAACAGTCTGTCGGGGAAGTGAAGGGTTGAACAGTCTGTCGGCGGAGTGAAGGGTTGAACAGTCTGTCGGGGAGTAAAGGGTTGAACAGTCTGTCGGGGAGTAAAGGGTTGAACAGTCTGTCGGGGAAGTGAAGGGTTGAACATTCTGTCGGCGGAGTGAAGGGTTGAACAGTCTGCTGGGAGTAAAGGGTTGAACTGTCTGTCGGGGAAGTGAAGGGTTGAACAGTCTGTCGGCGGAGTGAATGGTTGAACAGTCTGTCGGGGGAGTGAAGGGTTGAACAGTGAAGAGTGAGAAGTATGTCGGCGGAATGAAGGGAGTGAAGGGTTGAAAAGTCGGTCGGGGAAGTGAAGGGTTGAATAGTCTGTCGGTGGAGTGAATGGTTGAACAGTCTGTCGGGGGAGTAAAGTGTTGAACAGTATGTTGGGGGAGTGAAGGGTTGAACAGTCTGTCGGGGGAGTGAAGGGTTGAACAGTCTCCGGGGGAGTGAACATTATGCCGAGGAGTGAAGGTTTGAACAGTCTGTTGGGGAAGTGAAGGGTTGAACAGTCTGTCGGCGGAGTGAATGGTTGAGAGATCTTTCGGAAGAGAGAAGGTTTGAACAGTCTCTCGGGAGAGTGAAGGTTTGAACAGTTTGTCGGGGAGTAAAATGTTGAACAGTTTGTCGGGGAGTGAAGGGTTGAACAGTTTGTCGGGGTATGGAGGGTTGAAGAGATTGTCGGGGAGTGAAAGGTTGGGTGGTagtctgtctataaaggatttATTGTGTCCTCATGTTGCCCGTATTCCTTCTGACTGTCTCGTCTTTACATGATAGTGATCATATTTATCTAGTCAATTTTGtcgcaatattttaatatttccaGAAAGTTTCCATGAATAAGTGGATGTCAGTGTATAGCAaagatatgtataatatatattcttaCCGTTTCTACAATCacgtgtatatatttatataattgggTATGCAGGTGGTTTACTGATTGATACATCAATATATCGTATACATctataatatatctatatattacatacataaaatatatatcttttctaCGTTGTATGATGCGAGCATAAATTCGTATATGTTTTTGTAAAGTATATTTTTAACTATCAATAAGTATACCtgttattttagtttatttcatCATCACAATGCTAAATTAACTTTCACGATCTTGTGTCATTTTTTTATCATGATAGATACATGTGCAATACGGATGGGAACGAGAATCTAGTTCTGAATCATTCATGTAGAGCTTCCGCGCATGAGTGAATATTTTTATCAGGGTTAGTTAAACGCTTTTTGAGGAGATGGTTACCGTAAACATTTCAATGACTAAGATGTCTTTGTGATATTCGTTGAATGTTTCAACGGGGCTTTTTGTACAGagcaatattaattaatttcattatcgTCAAATTCATCAAACTCAATCATATCATGCatggaaattaattttaagtcattttgtAATCATGTTTTATAGTTTTCAGAAATCATTCCAACTTTCCGTACGGAATTTAGATTATGTATACTGACATATTGATTGCTGTtcttattgttatatacactctCAGTGTTCTAAGGAACTTTGTCTCGATTTCATAATTTTGTATCAACTGTAATTTAATACGACTCATATATAACGTTAGCATGTTTATGTTACATGATCTTTGTCTTGTGGTCAAATTGATTAAGAGCTTTTGTAAGCATACAAGGACATGGATTCATACAGCCGAGTCGGTGCAGAGTAACCTCAAATCTGTTTAAGTTTTTCCAAA from Argopecten irradians isolate NY chromosome 5, Ai_NY, whole genome shotgun sequence includes:
- the LOC138322637 gene encoding protein Tob1-like → MHVEISVALNFVISYLYSKLPRRRVDLLAEELEKGLKGKFEGHWYPDKPIKGTGYRCVRVNGEKVDPVIIKAIYECGLDLTEVQSYLPAELILWIDPCEVSYKIGEKGPVKILYSERRDEESTEKADREVQAAAGRSFNPDAQCFKPIDNLSSSFGSMNLSPGGLSPSSPTSSNGWPNSASTSPSCALFNSTSSMGGGVCVGNGSTVPSAPASTSTKSPLPAYVPKQDRVPTQFTASTFAQTKFGSTKLKTQAKRPTRLSPTEFGNYFRQRSAAALQTANYNSPQRPRSLSPRDPRVEFYIDQQQRVFMTQQQQQQHQQQIQQLHQQQQQQQQQQLQQQQQHTALRSPQHHAVPATGDLYHNSSPVTHHVPSFGGLGELLPGPLPSPVGSTAVSPENQKSFIEGLNLSTVPYSSQYPHMLLAN